The following proteins are co-located in the Bradyrhizobium sp. AZCC 2176 genome:
- a CDS encoding alpha/beta fold hydrolase yields the protein MPTINRDGVRIHYEVHGAGPPLLLTHGYSSTSGMWQGQIAALSKHHKLVLWDMRGHGQSGYPEDTAAYSEALTVGDMAALLDAVGAGKAIVGGLSLGGYMSLAFYRAHPHRVRALLIIDTGPGFKKDEAREVWNKRAHDTGDRFEREGLEVLKSASRERSSVTHRDASGLARAARGMLTQRDARVIESLPDIKVPSLIVVGADDTPFLAASDYMAAKIPGAQKVVIPAAGHAVNIDQPQAFIDAVLPFLDGLDAKTTGETATTKAAS from the coding sequence ATGCCGACAATCAATCGCGACGGAGTCCGGATCCACTACGAGGTTCACGGCGCCGGCCCACCTCTATTGCTGACCCATGGCTATTCGTCGACGAGCGGGATGTGGCAAGGCCAGATCGCGGCCTTGTCGAAACATCACAAGCTCGTGTTGTGGGACATGCGCGGTCACGGCCAGTCCGGTTACCCCGAGGATACCGCTGCCTATAGCGAGGCGCTGACGGTAGGCGACATGGCGGCGCTGCTCGACGCCGTCGGCGCCGGAAAGGCGATCGTCGGCGGGCTCTCGCTCGGCGGCTACATGTCGCTGGCGTTCTACCGGGCCCATCCGCACCGCGTCCGCGCACTGCTGATCATCGACACCGGCCCGGGCTTCAAGAAGGACGAGGCCCGCGAGGTCTGGAATAAGCGCGCGCATGACACCGGCGACCGCTTCGAGCGCGAGGGCCTGGAGGTTCTGAAATCGGCCAGCCGGGAACGGTCCAGCGTCACCCATCGCGACGCGTCGGGACTGGCGCGCGCCGCGCGCGGCATGCTGACCCAGCGCGATGCCCGCGTGATCGAGTCCCTGCCCGATATCAAGGTGCCGTCCCTGATCGTCGTCGGCGCCGACGATACACCGTTCCTCGCCGCTTCCGACTACATGGCGGCCAAGATTCCCGGCGCGCAGAAGGTGGTGATCCCGGCCGCCGGCCACGCCGTCAACATCGACCAGCCGCAGGCCTTCATCGACGCCGTGCTGCCGTTCCTCGACGGCCTCGATGCCAAGACAACCGGAGAAACGGCAACGACAAAGGCCGCGTCATGA
- a CDS encoding (2Fe-2S)-binding protein, whose amino-acid sequence MPNLNINGRNMSVEAAGDTPLLWVIREQLQMTGTKFGCGAGLCGACTVHVNGEAVRSCQTLVSDAVGKKITTIEGLSAKGDHPLQKAWILEQVPQCGYCQSGQIMQAASLLSKNPNPTKDEVVAHMDGNLCRCMTYSRIQKAIMRAASEMRTASNAGTERRAT is encoded by the coding sequence ATGCCAAATCTCAATATCAACGGACGGAATATGTCCGTCGAGGCGGCCGGCGATACGCCGCTGCTCTGGGTCATCCGCGAGCAATTGCAGATGACCGGTACGAAATTCGGCTGCGGCGCAGGTCTCTGCGGCGCCTGCACGGTTCACGTCAACGGCGAAGCCGTTCGTTCCTGCCAGACCCTGGTCAGCGACGCCGTCGGGAAGAAGATCACCACCATCGAAGGTCTGTCCGCCAAGGGCGATCATCCCTTGCAGAAGGCCTGGATTCTCGAGCAGGTCCCGCAATGCGGCTACTGCCAGTCGGGCCAGATCATGCAGGCGGCATCGCTTCTTTCCAAGAATCCGAATCCGACCAAGGATGAAGTGGTCGCGCATATGGACGGCAATCTGTGCCGTTGCATGACCTATTCGCGCATTCAGAAGGCGATCATGCGCGCCGCATCCGAAATGCGTACTGCCTCCAACGCCGGCACCGAGCGGAGGGCCACATGA
- a CDS encoding xanthine dehydrogenase family protein molybdopterin-binding subunit, producing MNTHVKITDNVPTDLSRRSFLVGSAATGLVLGYAGVPGIDQALAAPSAFEPSVWYSIGPDGLVTVTCGKADMGQHIASTMAQIVSEELGSNWKDMRVQLASNDPKFNDPVLGAQITGGSWSTMMNFDAMSRAGAAGRIALTEAAASAMGVPTGELVVRNSTVAHPKSKKSMTFAEIVKSGKITKTFTPDELKAIKLKTPDQYTMVGVSVPQLDIPPKVNGTAKYGIDVMLPGMAYGKVVTPPVRYGATVKSVDDSAAKKVPGFIKAVTLDDKTGSTTGWVVAVANTYANARKAADALKITYDNGPNAKLSSQSLLDEAKRLQALDDSGQFFVKDGDTAAAFGTAAKVLEAEYTTSINIHAPLEPMNATAEFKGDILHIYSGNQFATRSGAIAAGAAGIDPKFVVMHQMWLGGGFGRRLDADMMVPAVQAAKAVGKPVKVIYSRENDMTMDYSRPLTFQKVKAGVDGDGKLIALNHDVVSAWPTARWGIPDFLTPSVDKKGPLDSFTVNGADFFYSVPNHNVRAIKNEMAHTATPSGQLRSVAPGWTFWAVESMIDELAHAAGKDPAEYRIALLDGKGKNDGGAQRLRNTLLAAMGMAGYGTTKLPKGEGMGVACVSSQERATASWTACVAHVAVSPSGDVKVKKLTVATDVGMQVHPDNIRAQVEGAALWGLSLAMYEKATLKDGGIEQTNFDTYTPLRMSQTPEVAVNVIANGDKPTGVGEPAVTVIAPALGNAIFNACGARIRSLPITAEAVKANMKA from the coding sequence ATGAATACGCACGTGAAAATCACCGATAACGTTCCCACCGATCTCAGCCGCCGCTCATTCCTGGTTGGCTCGGCCGCCACCGGCCTCGTGCTCGGCTATGCCGGCGTTCCCGGCATCGATCAGGCTTTGGCGGCACCCTCCGCTTTCGAGCCCAGCGTCTGGTATTCGATTGGGCCCGACGGTCTCGTCACCGTCACCTGCGGCAAGGCCGACATGGGCCAGCACATCGCCTCGACCATGGCGCAGATCGTTTCCGAAGAGCTCGGTTCGAACTGGAAGGACATGCGGGTCCAGCTTGCCTCCAACGATCCGAAGTTCAACGACCCCGTGCTCGGCGCGCAGATTACCGGCGGTAGCTGGAGCACGATGATGAACTTCGATGCGATGAGCCGCGCGGGCGCCGCGGGACGTATCGCGTTGACCGAAGCCGCCGCCAGCGCGATGGGCGTGCCGACCGGCGAGTTGGTGGTGCGTAACTCTACTGTCGCGCATCCGAAGTCGAAGAAGTCGATGACGTTTGCAGAAATCGTCAAGAGCGGCAAGATCACCAAGACCTTCACGCCGGATGAACTCAAGGCGATCAAGCTCAAGACACCCGATCAGTACACGATGGTCGGCGTCTCGGTTCCGCAGCTCGACATCCCCCCGAAGGTCAACGGCACGGCCAAATACGGCATCGACGTCATGCTGCCGGGCATGGCCTACGGCAAGGTGGTCACGCCGCCGGTGCGCTATGGCGCCACGGTGAAGTCGGTCGACGATTCTGCTGCCAAGAAGGTGCCGGGCTTCATCAAGGCGGTGACGCTTGATGACAAGACGGGTAGCACGACCGGCTGGGTGGTGGCGGTCGCCAATACCTATGCCAACGCCCGCAAGGCGGCCGACGCGCTGAAGATCACCTATGACAACGGTCCGAACGCCAAGCTGTCGAGCCAGTCGTTGCTCGACGAAGCCAAGCGGCTGCAGGCGCTCGACGATTCTGGACAGTTCTTCGTCAAGGACGGCGACACGGCGGCGGCCTTCGGGACCGCGGCCAAGGTGCTGGAGGCGGAATACACCACCAGCATCAACATCCATGCACCGCTGGAGCCGATGAACGCGACTGCCGAGTTCAAGGGCGACATCCTGCACATCTATTCCGGCAATCAGTTCGCGACGCGCTCCGGCGCGATCGCGGCGGGGGCTGCCGGGATCGATCCCAAGTTCGTCGTGATGCATCAGATGTGGCTGGGCGGCGGCTTCGGCCGGCGTCTCGACGCCGACATGATGGTGCCCGCGGTGCAGGCGGCGAAAGCCGTCGGCAAGCCGGTCAAGGTGATCTATTCGCGCGAAAATGACATGACCATGGACTATTCGCGTCCGCTGACCTTCCAGAAGGTGAAGGCGGGCGTGGACGGTGACGGCAAACTGATCGCGCTCAACCACGACGTGGTCTCGGCCTGGCCGACCGCGCGCTGGGGAATCCCCGATTTCCTGACGCCGTCGGTCGACAAGAAGGGACCGCTGGACTCGTTCACCGTGAATGGTGCGGACTTCTTCTATTCCGTGCCCAATCACAATGTCCGCGCGATCAAGAACGAGATGGCGCATACCGCCACCCCGTCGGGACAGTTGCGCTCGGTCGCGCCTGGCTGGACCTTCTGGGCGGTCGAAAGCATGATCGACGAACTCGCCCACGCCGCCGGCAAGGATCCCGCCGAGTACCGGATCGCGCTGCTGGACGGCAAAGGCAAGAACGACGGCGGTGCGCAACGCCTGCGCAACACGCTGCTGGCGGCGATGGGCATGGCCGGCTACGGCACCACCAAACTGCCGAAAGGCGAGGGCATGGGCGTCGCCTGCGTCTCGTCGCAGGAGCGGGCAACCGCAAGCTGGACCGCATGCGTGGCCCACGTCGCGGTTTCGCCGTCCGGCGATGTCAAGGTCAAGAAATTGACCGTTGCCACCGACGTCGGCATGCAGGTGCATCCCGACAACATCCGCGCCCAGGTCGAGGGCGCGGCGCTGTGGGGCCTTTCGCTCGCCATGTATGAAAAGGCGACGCTGAAGGACGGTGGTATCGAGCAGACCAATTTCGATACCTACACGCCACTGCGGATGAGCCAGACGCCGGAAGTCGCCGTCAACGTCATCGCCAACGGCGACAAGCCGACCGGCGTCGGCGAGCCGGCAGTGACGGTGATCGCGCCCGCGCTCGGCAACGCCATCTTCAACGCCTGCGGCGCGCGCATCCGCTCGTTGCCGATCACGGCGGAAGCGGTGAAGGCGAACATGAAGGCGTAA
- a CDS encoding HD-GYP domain-containing protein yields the protein MTSVANKTSTKRRLLLASDRGDQSSELASILRSVGQVDTIATSDIPDAPERDLAGIVVDINLRSAESVQLVRNKLRAEAYREMPRLFVLADALHHGSMQAWALGATDTIARPFDAQGILQRIRAAFPDSDGFDETDRGKALNRGVEAAHAVMVKIFEKLPAGVPLKFTDIVEAENKILKAIRHSSLREWLTTVGCHHSGSYRHCLFVTGFAVAYAQHLGMREDDQRRLARAALLHDVGKAFIPVAILDKPGPLTLEEMEEMRQHPRRGYDALSAQGGFPPEMLDVVLHHHEFLDGTGYPNGLNGKQISDIVRLTTIVDIYAALVEKRAYRLQFTHAKAFGMMEEMGDKLDQHLLHAFRPVAFGYY from the coding sequence ATGACATCGGTAGCCAACAAGACTTCGACCAAGCGCCGGCTGCTGCTGGCTTCGGATCGGGGCGATCAAAGCAGCGAACTCGCCAGCATTCTGCGGTCCGTCGGTCAGGTCGACACGATCGCGACTTCTGATATTCCCGACGCGCCGGAGCGCGACCTGGCGGGAATCGTGGTCGACATCAACTTGCGCTCCGCCGAGAGCGTGCAGTTGGTACGCAACAAGCTGCGCGCCGAGGCCTATCGCGAAATGCCGCGGCTGTTCGTGCTGGCGGATGCGTTGCATCATGGATCGATGCAGGCCTGGGCGCTCGGCGCCACCGACACCATCGCGCGGCCCTTCGACGCGCAAGGAATCCTGCAGCGAATTCGCGCGGCGTTTCCGGACAGCGATGGCTTTGACGAGACCGATCGCGGCAAGGCCCTCAACCGCGGGGTCGAGGCGGCGCATGCCGTGATGGTCAAGATCTTCGAAAAGCTCCCGGCCGGCGTTCCCCTGAAATTCACTGACATCGTCGAGGCCGAGAACAAGATTCTCAAGGCGATCAGGCATTCATCCTTGCGGGAATGGTTGACGACGGTCGGCTGCCATCACAGCGGCAGCTATCGCCATTGTCTCTTCGTCACCGGTTTTGCGGTCGCCTACGCGCAGCATCTCGGCATGCGCGAGGACGACCAGCGTCGTCTCGCCCGCGCCGCCCTGCTCCACGACGTCGGCAAGGCCTTCATTCCGGTGGCGATCCTGGACAAGCCGGGCCCGCTGACGCTGGAAGAAATGGAAGAGATGCGCCAGCATCCGCGCCGTGGCTACGACGCGCTGTCCGCGCAGGGCGGTTTCCCGCCCGAAATGCTCGATGTGGTGCTGCACCACCACGAGTTCCTCGACGGCACCGGCTATCCCAACGGCCTGAACGGCAAGCAGATCAGCGACATCGTGAGGCTGACCACGATCGTGGATATCTATGCGGCTTTGGTCGAGAAGCGTGCCTACCGGCTGCAGTTCACCCACGCAAAGGCGTTCGGCATGATGGAAGAAATGGGCGACAAGCTCGACCAGCATTTGCTGCACGCCTTCCGCCCGGTGGCGTTCGGGTATTATTGA
- a CDS encoding amidohydrolase — translation MSELRSNSVRLSCYFAAAFIVTSPVSIASAQTADTILFNGKILTVDKDFSTQQAIAVGDGRILATGTSAAMKKLAGKTAKLVDLGGRTVIPGLTDGHIHGIRAALTFGTEVNWIGVPTLKDALEKIGQAARAQKPGSWIVVAGGWTEEQFAEKRRPTPAEVAAVAPDNPVYIQHLYDWLLLSTKAMEALNIRDDNDVAPGGKLARDSDNKPTGIIEAGGAALGKVFDKLPKPTMEQQIDGSRKFFREMNSLGITGIVDGGGVSMYPANYQAVFRLWQDKQLTVRVAYHLCAPKPGSELADLQNLTQLSPPGFGDAMLHFNGPGEILIWADWTDGDITPDGKAKLAELLRWAASRRYTIQLHWNPDRTVHDLLDVVEDINKDFPVRDLRWTVLHLYNASEASLKQMKALGLVWGVQDGLYFGGERLQKEVGVEHAKAMPRIATAMKLGLVVGGGTDAHRVSSYNPFVSLQWYLDGTTIGGIKTRGDEEAPSRRQVLEMYTRNTAFMANDDDKRGTLEAGKFADLAVLSADYMTAPVKEIGKIKSVLTMVGGKVVYAAPPFAEMR, via the coding sequence ATGTCGGAGCTGAGGTCGAATTCCGTGAGGCTTTCTTGCTATTTTGCGGCGGCTTTCATCGTGACATCACCGGTCAGCATCGCGTCAGCCCAAACCGCCGACACGATCCTCTTCAACGGCAAGATCCTCACCGTCGACAAGGATTTCTCCACGCAGCAGGCAATCGCGGTCGGGGATGGCAGGATCCTCGCGACCGGCACTTCTGCCGCGATGAAGAAGCTTGCCGGCAAGACCGCGAAGCTGGTCGACCTTGGCGGTCGCACCGTGATTCCCGGGCTCACCGACGGACACATCCACGGCATCCGCGCCGCGCTGACATTCGGCACCGAGGTGAACTGGATCGGCGTGCCCACGCTGAAGGACGCGTTGGAGAAGATCGGTCAAGCTGCGAGGGCGCAAAAGCCCGGATCCTGGATCGTCGTCGCCGGCGGCTGGACCGAGGAGCAGTTTGCCGAGAAGCGCCGGCCGACACCGGCGGAAGTCGCAGCAGTGGCGCCCGACAATCCCGTCTACATCCAGCATCTCTATGACTGGCTGCTGCTGTCGACGAAGGCGATGGAGGCGCTCAACATCCGCGACGACAACGATGTGGCGCCCGGCGGCAAGCTCGCGCGCGATAGCGACAACAAGCCGACCGGCATCATCGAAGCCGGCGGCGCTGCGCTCGGCAAGGTTTTTGACAAGCTGCCAAAACCGACCATGGAGCAGCAAATCGATGGCTCCAGGAAGTTCTTCCGCGAGATGAACAGCCTCGGCATTACCGGCATCGTCGATGGCGGCGGCGTCAGCATGTATCCGGCGAATTACCAGGCGGTGTTCAGGCTGTGGCAGGACAAGCAGCTCACGGTGCGCGTCGCCTATCACCTCTGCGCGCCAAAGCCCGGCAGCGAGCTCGCCGACCTGCAAAACCTGACGCAACTCTCGCCACCAGGATTCGGCGATGCCATGCTGCACTTCAACGGCCCCGGCGAAATCCTGATCTGGGCCGACTGGACCGACGGCGACATCACGCCAGACGGCAAGGCGAAGCTCGCCGAGTTGCTGCGCTGGGCGGCGTCAAGGCGCTACACCATCCAGCTACACTGGAACCCGGACCGCACGGTGCACGACCTGCTCGACGTGGTCGAGGACATCAACAAGGATTTTCCGGTGCGCGACCTGCGCTGGACCGTGCTGCATCTCTACAATGCCTCTGAAGCCAGCTTGAAACAGATGAAGGCGCTCGGCCTGGTCTGGGGCGTGCAGGATGGGCTCTATTTCGGCGGCGAGCGGCTGCAGAAGGAGGTCGGCGTCGAACACGCCAAGGCGATGCCGCGGATTGCGACCGCGATGAAGCTCGGGCTCGTGGTCGGCGGCGGCACCGACGCACATCGCGTGTCGTCCTACAATCCCTTCGTGTCGCTGCAGTGGTATCTCGACGGTACCACGATCGGTGGCATCAAGACCCGCGGCGACGAGGAAGCGCCCAGCCGTCGCCAAGTGCTGGAGATGTACACCCGCAACACCGCCTTCATGGCAAATGACGACGACAAACGCGGCACGCTGGAGGCCGGCAAGTTCGCCGACCTCGCGGTGCTGTCGGCGGACTACATGACCGCGCCCGTGAAGGAGATCGGCAAGATCAAATCGGTGCTGACGATGGTCGGCGGCAAGGTGGTGTATGCGGCGCCGCCGTTTGCGGAGATGCGCTAG
- a CDS encoding AMP-binding protein, giving the protein MIDSQAAPGIVGPFAGLDVPWLLRMRAESRRNHPFLIWAPFEAPARSWSYGEFHERVGALSAGLVKRGVKPGEYVLIHLDNCIEAVLAWFACVELGAIAVTTNTRSAAAEMEYFAGHCGAVAAITQPAYAELISTHCRGLRWIAVISHDAGGRPAQAVPRGDSFEQLFADSADRPRRAADPFAPCSVQYTSGTTSRPKAVLWTHANALWGAKINAAHEDLHAADVHQTYLPLFHTNALAYSMLATLWVGATCVIQPRFSASRFWGVALEHNCTWTSTIPFCMKALLEHENPKNHKFRLWGTAVSEPPPFAAFGVKTIGWWGMTETITHGIVGEIDQPNTPMSIGRAAPEYQIRIVGDDGRPTPVGGTGDLLIKGIPGLSLFSEYLHNEKATGESFDEHGYFITGDRVTLLENGFIKFGDRTKDMLKVGGENVAASEIEQVIAIVPGVREAAVVAKKHPMLDEVPVVFIIPQAGVAGAPADLHDAVMAACRTSLADFKVPREIHLVDDMPRSTLEKVAKAELRKMLE; this is encoded by the coding sequence ATGATCGATTCACAGGCCGCGCCGGGCATTGTCGGACCATTCGCAGGCCTCGACGTGCCGTGGCTGCTACGGATGCGCGCCGAAAGCCGCCGCAACCATCCGTTCCTGATCTGGGCACCGTTCGAGGCTCCGGCGCGGAGCTGGTCCTACGGCGAATTTCACGAGCGCGTCGGCGCCCTTTCCGCCGGCCTTGTCAAACGCGGCGTCAAGCCCGGCGAATATGTGCTGATCCATCTCGACAATTGCATCGAAGCTGTCCTGGCCTGGTTTGCCTGCGTCGAACTCGGCGCGATCGCGGTCACCACCAATACCCGCTCGGCGGCAGCGGAGATGGAGTATTTCGCCGGCCATTGCGGCGCGGTCGCCGCCATCACCCAGCCGGCATATGCCGAACTGATCTCGACCCATTGCCGCGGCCTGCGCTGGATCGCCGTGATCTCGCATGATGCGGGCGGCCGGCCTGCGCAAGCTGTACCGCGCGGCGACAGTTTTGAGCAACTGTTCGCCGACAGTGCCGACCGGCCACGCCGGGCCGCCGACCCGTTCGCGCCGTGCAGCGTCCAGTACACCTCAGGCACCACGTCGCGGCCGAAGGCGGTGCTGTGGACGCATGCCAACGCGCTGTGGGGCGCCAAGATCAATGCCGCGCATGAGGACCTCCACGCCGCCGACGTGCACCAGACTTATCTCCCGCTGTTTCACACCAATGCGCTGGCCTATTCGATGCTGGCGACGCTGTGGGTCGGCGCCACCTGCGTGATCCAGCCGCGGTTTTCGGCAAGCCGCTTCTGGGGCGTGGCGCTGGAGCACAACTGCACCTGGACCTCGACGATCCCCTTCTGCATGAAGGCGCTGCTGGAACATGAGAATCCGAAAAACCATAAATTCCGCCTCTGGGGCACCGCCGTATCCGAGCCGCCGCCGTTTGCCGCCTTCGGCGTCAAGACGATTGGCTGGTGGGGCATGACCGAAACCATTACTCATGGCATCGTCGGCGAGATCGACCAGCCCAATACGCCGATGTCGATCGGGCGCGCCGCGCCGGAATATCAGATCCGCATCGTTGGGGACGACGGCCGGCCTACGCCCGTCGGCGGCACCGGCGATCTCCTGATCAAGGGCATCCCCGGCCTGTCGCTGTTTTCAGAATATCTGCACAACGAAAAGGCCACGGGCGAAAGCTTTGACGAACACGGCTATTTCATTACCGGCGACCGCGTCACGCTGTTGGAGAACGGCTTCATAAAATTCGGCGACCGCACCAAGGATATGCTCAAGGTCGGCGGCGAGAATGTCGCGGCTTCCGAGATCGAGCAGGTAATTGCGATCGTGCCCGGCGTGCGAGAGGCCGCGGTGGTGGCGAAGAAGCATCCGATGCTGGATGAAGTGCCCGTCGTCTTCATCATTCCGCAGGCCGGCGTCGCCGGCGCACCCGCCGATCTGCATGACGCGGTGATGGCCGCCTGCCGCACTTCGTTAGCGGACTTCAAGGTGCCGCGCGAGATTCATCTCGTCGACGACATGCCGCGCTCGACGCTGGAGAAGGTGGCGAAGGCGGAATTGCGCAAGATGCTGGAGTAG
- a CDS encoding VOC family protein — MSVRVNALDHLVINVSDVARSAEWYRKILGMEVKVFDPGPGKMPRTSLMFGNQKINVRPRDADKVEWFTADHETAGSDDLCFLTSSAPDEVVAHLKANAVAIEEGPVAKQGARGTLRSVYCRDPDGSLIEISSYEDGGG, encoded by the coding sequence ATGTCCGTCAGGGTTAATGCACTCGATCATCTCGTGATCAATGTGTCCGATGTGGCGCGTTCCGCCGAGTGGTACCGGAAAATTCTTGGTATGGAGGTCAAGGTGTTCGATCCCGGACCGGGCAAAATGCCGCGGACCTCGCTAATGTTTGGTAACCAGAAAATCAATGTGCGGCCGCGCGACGCCGACAAGGTCGAGTGGTTCACCGCCGACCACGAGACCGCCGGGAGCGACGATCTGTGTTTCCTGACGTCAAGTGCGCCGGACGAAGTGGTAGCGCACCTGAAAGCCAACGCGGTCGCGATCGAGGAAGGCCCCGTTGCAAAGCAGGGCGCCCGCGGCACGCTGCGATCGGTTTATTGCCGGGATCCCGACGGGAGTTTGATCGAAATTTCGTCGTATGAGGATGGCGGGGGCTAG
- a CDS encoding Bug family tripartite tricarboxylate transporter substrate binding protein — protein MISRRIAICLAVVGLSTAASIGNVSAADYPTRPVKWVVGYPPGGATDIIARLIGQRLSERLGQQFVIENKPGAGNNIATESVINAEPDGYTVLLVNPANYINATLYGNLKFNVVRDIAPVAAFNRVPNVMTVNKDVPAKTVAEFIAYVKANPGKVNLASSGNGTSVHLSGEMFMAMSGAKMQHVPYRGAAPAITDLLGGQVQVIFDNMPSILQHVRAGSARALAVTSTTRSSLLPDVPVLADTIPGYEASALFGMGAPKNTPKEVIAKLNKEINEILAEPAIKARLVDLGGEPLIGPPEAFGAMIAAETDKWKKVIEEAKVEKVQ, from the coding sequence ATGATTTCACGTCGCATCGCGATTTGTCTGGCCGTCGTCGGTCTTTCCACTGCCGCTTCGATCGGCAATGTTTCGGCGGCGGATTATCCGACCCGGCCGGTGAAATGGGTCGTCGGATATCCTCCGGGCGGCGCGACCGACATCATCGCACGGCTGATCGGCCAGCGGCTTTCCGAGCGGCTCGGCCAGCAATTTGTGATTGAGAACAAGCCCGGCGCCGGCAACAATATCGCGACCGAATCCGTCATCAACGCCGAGCCCGACGGCTACACCGTGCTGCTGGTCAATCCGGCGAACTACATCAACGCCACGCTCTACGGCAATTTGAAGTTCAACGTCGTTCGTGACATCGCGCCGGTCGCGGCGTTCAATCGCGTGCCGAACGTGATGACGGTCAACAAGGACGTGCCGGCCAAGACGGTCGCCGAGTTCATCGCCTATGTGAAGGCTAACCCCGGCAAGGTGAACCTGGCCTCGTCGGGCAACGGCACGTCGGTGCATCTGTCGGGCGAAATGTTCATGGCGATGTCCGGCGCCAAGATGCAGCACGTGCCCTATCGCGGTGCTGCGCCCGCGATCACCGATCTGCTCGGCGGCCAGGTCCAGGTGATCTTCGACAACATGCCTTCCATCCTCCAGCATGTCCGTGCCGGCTCGGCGCGGGCGCTCGCCGTCACCAGCACGACAAGATCGTCGCTGTTGCCTGACGTGCCGGTCCTTGCCGATACCATTCCGGGCTATGAAGCGAGTGCGCTGTTCGGCATGGGCGCCCCGAAGAACACCCCGAAGGAAGTCATCGCCAAGCTGAACAAGGAGATCAACGAGATACTCGCCGAACCCGCGATCAAGGCCAGGCTGGTCGATCTCGGCGGCGAACCGCTGATCGGCCCGCCGGAAGCATTCGGTGCGATGATCGCGGCCGAAACCGACAAGTGGAAGAAGGTGATCGAGGAAGCGAAGGTCGAAAAGGTGCAGTGA
- a CDS encoding DUF3551 domain-containing protein: protein MRNAMLAVLALSAATVATVAGSSPAAAYDYPYCLQGRGIGVPGDCSYSSYSQCMASASGRALYCNVNPRVAFGQQRRMRVYRDY, encoded by the coding sequence ATGCGCAATGCAATGTTAGCGGTATTGGCGCTGTCGGCCGCGACAGTCGCCACGGTGGCGGGCAGCTCGCCGGCGGCGGCGTACGATTATCCCTACTGCCTCCAGGGCCGGGGCATCGGCGTCCCCGGCGACTGCTCCTACAGCAGCTATAGCCAGTGCATGGCGTCGGCGTCCGGACGGGCGCTTTATTGCAACGTCAATCCCCGCGTTGCCTTCGGACAGCAGCGGCGGATGCGGGTTTATCGGGACTATTGA
- a CDS encoding ArsR/SmtB family transcription factor, with protein MVKYQEHVLDRTFAALSDPTRRALLARLGDRESLSVSELAQPFSMSLPAIMKHLDVLSDAGLIAREKTGRTVACRLTAQPMEQAMEWLNRYQRFWSDALDRLAAFVEEDPWPPSQALPSTTLPATPNSLRGQASRSRDVSPRRPKKSTPRGPTRKG; from the coding sequence ATGGTTAAGTATCAGGAACACGTTCTGGACCGCACGTTTGCCGCGCTGTCGGATCCGACCCGGCGCGCACTGCTGGCGCGGCTCGGCGACCGCGAAAGCCTTTCGGTCAGCGAGCTGGCGCAGCCGTTCTCGATGTCGCTGCCCGCGATCATGAAGCATCTCGATGTGCTGTCGGACGCCGGCCTGATTGCGCGCGAAAAGACCGGCCGCACGGTCGCGTGCCGGTTGACCGCCCAGCCGATGGAGCAGGCGATGGAGTGGCTCAATCGCTACCAGCGCTTCTGGTCCGATGCTCTCGACCGCCTTGCCGCTTTTGTGGAGGAAGACCCATGGCCACCCAGTCAAGCCTTGCCAAGCACGACCCTGCCCGCGACGCCGAACTCGCTGCGCGGCCAAGCCTCACGCTCACGCGACGTCTCGCCGCGGCGCCCGAAAAAGTCTACGCCGCGTGGGCCGACCCGCAAAGGCTAG
- a CDS encoding SRPBCC family protein — protein sequence MQWFGPGSVEEGSVKADINLRVGGRYRISFNANGTYNEVGGVYREVVPNQRLVFSWAWHSTPERESLVTLTLKPDGAGTLLTFHHAQFADATARDNHERGWMELLAKLESYLA from the coding sequence GTGCAATGGTTCGGGCCCGGATCGGTCGAGGAAGGCTCGGTCAAGGCCGACATCAATCTGCGCGTCGGCGGTCGTTATCGCATCAGCTTCAACGCCAACGGCACGTACAACGAGGTCGGCGGCGTCTATCGCGAGGTCGTTCCGAACCAGCGTCTCGTTTTTAGCTGGGCGTGGCATTCGACGCCGGAGCGGGAATCGCTGGTGACCCTAACATTGAAGCCCGACGGTGCCGGCACACTGCTAACCTTCCATCACGCGCAGTTCGCGGATGCGACCGCGCGCGACAATCACGAGCGCGGATGGATGGAACTGCTGGCCAAGCTCGAAAGCTATCTGGCCTGA